Proteins from a genomic interval of Amycolatopsis sp. cg13:
- a CDS encoding BTAD domain-containing putative transcriptional regulator codes for MPGDVRVTVLGPLRAWRGTTEISLGPARQRAVFAMLAVAAGRPVPRAELIAGVWGESPPASVEGSVHTYISGLRRALEPERTRWSASTVLGSGPAGYTLDLAPEALDAAKFEQHREDGKREAEAGAHNRAVAEFSAALKLWHGEALSGVPGNFAERHRAYLAELRLDTLDRAARSRLEMGGHQEIIAELTALTAEYPLRESLRASLMLALYRSGRHSDALDVFRDARSTMRAELGVEPGPGLRELHQRVLAEDPALDLRRPAVPEPVVRAPRDPLLGREAEVGKLHQLLDGVRAGRGRAVWIEGEAGIGKSELLAHAFGDAGGLQVAWVTADELSMRFPLQVMHECLAIDPHSPDPRRARVALSSEEPVRRVGDPVLDSVDRLLALVDELCAESPLLLVVDDLQWADESSVLVWHRLSAAARQLPLLLVAATRPAPERPEMTQLRRGVETRDGVVLDLGPLGEDDVLCLLQRQIGADPGPRLRDLTARAGGNPLYLKEMLDALMHSGAVEQRDGLADVPDPLRFEPPESIVAAVNRRLELLPEQTRHVLGWGAILGMEFAVGDIAAVLGQRPSDLLGPLETAVADNILLDTGTQLAFRLPLLRQTLYHHLPPETRAAQHRQAAEALAKIGAPVKRVAEQLVAVPSTVDPWVLDWLVEHQSAVSNRAPLIAVELLERALAVVKDDDPRREPLLVALVRVLFRLERSPEDLALQAFELARDPDHAAEMRHIVSAMQFRRGDTQLAVETLGNPAEDPGVPELWRVRGRHLLANYRRGGLDDLDVAEENAHHARAEANGDGYLTAHALQTLWLVDSVRRHHASALKHVDEAIAAVGDEHELADLHLDLLDNRVFTLQNLDRLDDANRTLQEAAEVTRRHSMPSGLQVSVAVHRYWEGRWDEALVELDTVTEDGPAITFFGLREPGAAALLLHGVAALIAARRGEHAQAAALLDAAEEHAPATSAERESFDFLLAAHALVAYQQGDLQKAITVFEPILNPTYAQMMLRHQWLPQFAQIALAAGDRAAAERALAVCVEEAEKELEPARAFAAAEWCRGLLDEDPEPVLRTVEHFRAVGRKPELASALEDAAVLLARVGRLDAAQAAFDEAASLYTELSAAWNLEHAETRLQAVGVQRGASLASARPEHGWESLSTLEVRIARLVAAGRSNPEIATELRIPRRTVQAHVVRLLGKLDAPSRSELATTVARRTG; via the coding sequence ATGCCAGGGGATGTGCGGGTGACGGTGCTCGGCCCGCTGCGCGCCTGGCGCGGGACGACCGAAATCTCGCTCGGACCCGCGCGGCAGCGGGCGGTCTTCGCCATGCTGGCGGTCGCCGCCGGACGGCCGGTACCGCGTGCGGAGCTGATCGCGGGTGTGTGGGGCGAGTCGCCGCCGGCCAGTGTCGAAGGCAGCGTCCATACCTATATTTCCGGGCTGCGCCGCGCGCTGGAGCCCGAACGCACCCGGTGGTCCGCGTCGACGGTGCTCGGGTCCGGCCCGGCGGGCTACACGCTGGACCTCGCGCCGGAAGCCCTGGACGCGGCGAAGTTCGAGCAACACCGGGAAGACGGCAAGCGCGAGGCCGAAGCCGGGGCGCACAACCGCGCGGTGGCCGAGTTCAGCGCCGCGCTCAAGCTCTGGCACGGCGAAGCGCTGTCCGGGGTGCCTGGCAATTTCGCCGAGCGGCATCGCGCATATCTCGCCGAGCTGCGGCTGGACACGCTGGACCGGGCCGCCCGCAGCAGGCTGGAAATGGGCGGCCACCAGGAGATCATCGCTGAGCTGACCGCGCTGACCGCCGAATATCCGCTGCGCGAATCGTTGCGGGCGTCGCTGATGCTCGCGCTTTACCGCAGCGGTCGGCATTCCGACGCGCTCGATGTGTTCCGCGACGCGCGCAGCACGATGCGCGCGGAGCTGGGCGTGGAGCCTGGACCGGGACTGCGCGAGCTGCACCAGCGCGTGCTCGCCGAGGATCCGGCGCTGGACCTGCGGCGACCGGCGGTGCCCGAGCCGGTCGTGCGTGCGCCGCGGGATCCGTTGCTCGGCCGGGAAGCCGAGGTCGGCAAGCTCCACCAGCTGCTCGACGGGGTCCGCGCGGGCCGGGGCCGGGCGGTGTGGATCGAGGGCGAGGCCGGGATCGGGAAGTCGGAGCTGCTGGCGCACGCGTTCGGCGACGCCGGCGGCCTGCAGGTCGCCTGGGTCACCGCGGACGAGCTGAGCATGCGGTTTCCGTTGCAGGTCATGCACGAATGCCTGGCGATCGATCCGCATTCGCCGGATCCGCGCCGGGCGCGCGTCGCGCTGAGCAGCGAGGAACCGGTACGGCGAGTCGGCGACCCGGTGCTGGATTCGGTCGACCGGCTGCTGGCGCTCGTCGACGAACTGTGCGCCGAATCGCCGTTGTTGCTCGTGGTCGACGACTTGCAGTGGGCGGACGAGTCGAGTGTGCTGGTGTGGCATCGACTGTCCGCGGCCGCTCGGCAGCTGCCGTTGTTGCTGGTCGCCGCGACGCGACCGGCACCGGAGCGGCCGGAGATGACCCAGCTGCGCCGTGGCGTCGAGACGCGGGACGGGGTCGTACTCGACCTCGGACCGCTCGGCGAGGACGACGTCCTGTGCCTCCTGCAGCGGCAGATCGGCGCGGATCCCGGGCCGCGGTTGCGGGACCTGACCGCGCGCGCCGGCGGCAATCCGTTGTACCTCAAGGAAATGCTGGACGCGCTGATGCACTCGGGCGCGGTCGAACAGCGCGACGGGCTCGCCGACGTCCCGGATCCGCTGCGGTTCGAGCCGCCGGAGTCGATCGTCGCGGCGGTCAACCGGCGGCTGGAGCTGCTGCCCGAGCAAACCCGGCACGTGCTGGGCTGGGGCGCGATTCTCGGCATGGAATTCGCGGTCGGCGACATCGCGGCAGTGCTCGGGCAGCGGCCGTCGGACCTGCTCGGCCCGCTCGAAACGGCGGTCGCGGACAACATCCTGCTCGACACCGGAACCCAGCTCGCGTTCCGGCTTCCGTTGCTGCGCCAGACGTTGTACCACCATCTGCCGCCGGAAACCCGGGCCGCGCAGCATCGCCAGGCCGCCGAAGCGCTGGCCAAGATCGGCGCGCCGGTGAAGCGGGTCGCCGAGCAGCTCGTGGCCGTTCCGTCCACTGTGGACCCGTGGGTGCTGGACTGGCTCGTGGAGCACCAGAGTGCGGTGTCGAACCGGGCTCCGCTGATCGCGGTCGAACTTCTGGAGCGCGCGCTGGCCGTGGTCAAGGACGACGATCCGCGGCGCGAGCCGCTGCTGGTCGCGCTGGTGCGGGTGTTGTTCCGGCTCGAACGAAGTCCGGAAGACCTTGCGCTGCAAGCCTTTGAGCTGGCTCGCGATCCGGACCACGCGGCGGAGATGCGCCACATCGTGTCGGCGATGCAGTTCCGCCGGGGCGACACGCAACTCGCGGTGGAGACGCTCGGGAATCCGGCGGAGGATCCAGGAGTCCCGGAGCTGTGGCGGGTCCGGGGTCGCCACCTGCTCGCGAACTACCGGCGCGGCGGGCTCGACGACCTCGACGTCGCGGAGGAGAACGCGCACCACGCCCGAGCCGAGGCGAACGGCGACGGCTACCTCACCGCGCACGCGCTGCAGACGTTGTGGCTGGTCGATTCCGTGCGGCGGCATCACGCCAGCGCGCTGAAGCACGTGGACGAGGCGATCGCGGCCGTCGGCGACGAGCACGAGCTGGCCGATCTGCACCTGGATCTGCTGGACAACCGCGTCTTCACGCTGCAGAACCTCGACCGGCTGGACGACGCGAACCGCACGCTGCAGGAGGCCGCTGAGGTCACGCGGAGGCACAGCATGCCGAGCGGGCTGCAGGTTTCCGTCGCGGTGCACCGGTATTGGGAAGGCCGGTGGGACGAAGCGCTGGTCGAACTGGACACGGTGACCGAGGACGGTCCGGCGATCACCTTTTTCGGCCTGCGCGAACCGGGTGCGGCGGCGTTGCTGCTGCACGGGGTCGCGGCGCTCATCGCGGCCCGGCGGGGCGAACACGCGCAGGCGGCCGCGCTGCTGGACGCCGCGGAGGAACACGCGCCCGCGACCAGTGCCGAGCGGGAGAGTTTCGACTTTTTGCTTGCCGCGCATGCGCTTGTCGCCTATCAGCAGGGTGATTTGCAGAAGGCGATCACGGTGTTCGAACCGATCCTGAATCCGACGTACGCGCAGATGATGTTGCGGCATCAGTGGTTGCCGCAGTTCGCGCAGATCGCGTTGGCGGCGGGCGACCGGGCGGCAGCGGAGCGGGCGCTGGCGGTGTGTGTCGAAGAGGCGGAGAAGGAACTCGAACCGGCGCGGGCGTTCGCGGCCGCGGAATGGTGTCGCGGGTTGCTGGACGAGGATCCGGAGCCCGTGCTGCGGACGGTGGAGCATTTCCGTGCGGTGGGGCGGAAACCGGAGCTGGCCAGCGCGTTGGAGGATGCGGCGGTGCTGCTGGCTCGGGTCGGTCGGTTGGATGCCGCGCAGGCTGCGTTCGACGAGGCAGCTTCGCTGTACACGGAGCTTTCGGCGGCGTGGAATCTGGAGCACGCGGAGACGCGGTTGCAGGCGGTCGGCGTGCAGCGCGGTGCTTCGCTGGCGTCGGCGCGGCCCGAGCACGGCTGGGAATCGCTGTCGACGCTGGAAGTCCGTATTGCTCGGCTGGTCGCCGCGGGTCGGTCCAATCCGGAGATCGCGACCGAGCTGCGGATTCCGCGCCGGACGGTCCAGGCGCACGTCGTGCGGTTGCTCGGGAAGCTGGACGCACCGTCGCGGAGCGAGCTGGCGACGACCGTGGCGCGACGAACGGGGTGA
- a CDS encoding carbohydrate ABC transporter permease, giving the protein MIRRGRAGGWVYAVLVGLVASSLFPLYWSFVVSTRDNAAIGETSPLLLPGGHLFDNIQRVFTTVDFWLAIGNSLIVATTVMVSNVVLSSFAGFSFARLRFRGRNTLFLLVVGSAMVPAQLGVVPLYLVVSDFGWYGRLEAVIVPALVSAFGVFWMRQACEGSIDQDLVDAATVDGASVLRTFWHVAVPAIRPQATVLAMVTFLGAWNDYFWPLVVLDPAQTPTVQVVLSQLASGYFTDYALMLTGATLGVLPVIILFLLLGRNLVRSISTGLTRA; this is encoded by the coding sequence GTGATCCGCCGGGGCCGGGCCGGGGGCTGGGTGTACGCCGTGCTGGTGGGGCTGGTCGCGTCGTCGCTGTTCCCGCTGTACTGGTCGTTCGTAGTGTCCACTCGGGACAACGCGGCGATCGGCGAGACCTCTCCGCTGCTGCTGCCCGGCGGCCATCTCTTCGACAACATCCAGCGTGTGTTCACCACCGTCGATTTCTGGCTGGCGATCGGCAATTCGCTGATCGTCGCGACGACGGTGATGGTGTCCAATGTGGTCCTGTCCAGCTTCGCGGGCTTTTCCTTCGCCCGGCTCCGGTTCCGCGGCCGCAACACGCTGTTCCTCCTCGTCGTCGGTTCGGCGATGGTGCCCGCACAGCTGGGCGTCGTGCCGCTTTACCTGGTGGTGAGCGATTTCGGCTGGTACGGCCGCCTCGAAGCGGTGATCGTGCCCGCGCTGGTGAGCGCGTTCGGTGTGTTCTGGATGCGCCAGGCCTGCGAGGGCTCGATCGACCAAGATCTGGTCGACGCGGCCACTGTGGACGGAGCGTCGGTGCTGCGCACGTTCTGGCACGTGGCTGTCCCGGCGATCCGTCCACAAGCGACTGTCCTGGCGATGGTGACTTTCCTGGGCGCGTGGAACGACTACTTCTGGCCGCTGGTCGTCCTCGATCCGGCGCAAACGCCGACCGTGCAGGTAGTCCTGTCCCAGCTGGCGAGCGGCTACTTCACCGACTACGCCCTGATGCTGACCGGCGCGACGCTGGGCGTGCTGCCGGTGATCATCCTCTTCCTGCTGCTCGGCCGAAACCTGGTGCGCAGCATCTCGACCGGTCTGACCCGGGCGTAA
- a CDS encoding alpha/beta hydrolase family protein, whose amino-acid sequence MRFRTVLAAALLVTALGSAPAAAETTFELPTPSGPHAIGERDVHLVDQARNRELMVSVWYPTRPGAGPKARYLPAKAAPYFDQGAAPALGLPTGKVDWAAVETHARANAPVQGRWPVVVYSPGWASLRALGSATAEDLASRGYIVVTIDHTGEAPFVVFPDGRVVFSQQSKDLVAGMRTRVADVRFALDQLPGIPGLGQAMDMSRVGAIGHSFGGDTAAEVSTVDSRVDAAADLDGWLAYDVDGKQLTRAGAEGVSRPVLLMGSSGSTSDGQARSHRTSPAWKSLWEHTSAPKQDITLATAMHYSYTDVQWFLPNLAQRVPVDPKVRQTRIGTIDPRASIAVQRSAIAGFFGRYVS is encoded by the coding sequence ATGCGCTTCCGAACTGTCCTCGCCGCCGCCCTCCTCGTTACCGCACTGGGTTCCGCGCCCGCCGCGGCGGAAACCACTTTTGAACTTCCTACGCCGTCCGGGCCGCACGCGATCGGCGAGCGCGACGTCCACCTCGTTGACCAGGCGCGGAACCGGGAGCTGATGGTCAGCGTCTGGTATCCGACCCGGCCCGGCGCTGGTCCGAAGGCGCGGTATCTGCCCGCCAAGGCCGCGCCGTACTTCGACCAGGGCGCGGCACCGGCGCTGGGGCTGCCGACCGGCAAGGTCGACTGGGCGGCCGTCGAGACGCACGCCCGGGCGAACGCGCCGGTGCAGGGACGGTGGCCGGTGGTCGTGTACTCACCGGGCTGGGCGTCGCTGCGGGCACTGGGCAGCGCGACCGCCGAGGATCTCGCCAGCCGCGGGTACATCGTGGTGACCATCGACCACACCGGCGAGGCGCCGTTCGTCGTGTTTCCTGACGGGCGGGTGGTGTTCTCCCAGCAGAGCAAGGATCTGGTGGCGGGGATGCGGACACGGGTCGCGGATGTCCGGTTCGCCCTTGATCAGCTGCCGGGCATTCCGGGGCTCGGGCAGGCGATGGATATGAGCCGGGTCGGGGCGATCGGGCATTCGTTCGGCGGGGATACGGCTGCTGAGGTGTCTACAGTGGACTCTCGGGTGGACGCGGCGGCCGATTTAGACGGTTGGCTCGCTTACGACGTCGATGGCAAGCAGCTCACTCGCGCTGGTGCGGAGGGGGTGTCGCGGCCGGTGTTGTTGATGGGGTCGTCCGGGAGCACCAGTGACGGCCAGGCGCGCAGCCATCGGACGTCGCCCGCGTGGAAGTCGTTGTGGGAGCACACTTCTGCTCCGAAGCAGGACATCACCTTGGCTACGGCGATGCACTACAGCTACACCGATGTGCAGTGGTTCCTGCCTAATCTGGCGCAGCGGGTGCCGGTCGATCCGAAGGTACGGCAGACGCGGATCGGGACTATTGATCCGCGGGCGAGCATCGCCGTGCAGCGGTCCGCGATCGCTGGGTTCTTCGGGCGTTACGTCTCGTGA
- a CDS encoding BTAD domain-containing putative transcriptional regulator has protein sequence MSASGGVPAPEIQLLGPVRAWLGDRQLDLGSAHRRTVFAVLAFSPNRTVSREVLIDAVWGDAPPASAQGSIYTYISGLRRVLEPGRRKGAESRLIASTGSGYSLCVEPEQIDVHRFSALRDLGNRLLAEGRRAEARSVLDEALAEWDGTPLQCLSGHYASAQRVRLEELRLATVERRAELAMDSGESAGLVTQLGELAAEHPFREPLHGLLMRALDHAGRHHEALTVYTELRERLVEASGTEPGPALRELYEKLLAADEAATPAPVTKVPRFPLPVLPPRPATFVGRENELQLLSEAVAGLGGGLGRSVWVKGEPGIGRTALLAETVALAHETGYTALFAAADSLDQGFALRPLLDALGVHPRASDLRRAELAVALAENPELDPVQGILGLVRQLCADGPLALVVDDLQWADETTLQVWQHLARETRRLPLLLVGASRPLPRSAALEALAADLSSGTTSLLCLEPLRDNEIRKISADLTGAPPNRMLSLLLGHAAGNPRYATEIVETLLANSMILLDGAHAVVDGSSCRSIPSPLGSRITLYLIFLSSSARDLLRWAALLGKEFSLADIAIATERAPTALVAAVEEALTAGVLVESGDLLAFRHPLLRRVLYEKTPAAMRVALHRQLAEALDGAGAGAERVAEQLAAAPAQVDPWVANWLVEHIGTVAAQSPRIAVDLLKQVVKQAVLPAEAREPLTATLARLLFWLGREPEAEARSVVARTKDSRQAAEMRWILAYIYYRRGEFAEASAEVRRTLADPKVPEMWRGRHETLRVTIERFAVDHQAAAPDLSELGVLDGLDNDADLSTARRLAATRAVPGEMHLAGAVHYYWRGRWSEALSELDTVIRGGAETASYVLRSPGSALLVHGVGALIASHRDEPDEARAHLDAAARHQFPHGLEPNGGDYLLAARAQLAELEGDPEAALAALLPLLEQSYPPAARQQWLPDLARLAMQLGDQPHAFRALRLMGDTSGYDTPPSHTAASAHCRGLVTADPDAILGAATHYEAAGRMLKHARASEDAAILLAEYRRLDEARTAFLAALTSYTSVGAAWDVRRAETRMQPYGIRRASPVRARAAGE, from the coding sequence ATGTCGGCATCCGGCGGCGTCCCGGCGCCGGAAATCCAGCTGCTCGGACCGGTACGAGCCTGGCTCGGCGACCGGCAGCTCGACCTCGGTTCCGCTCATCGGCGCACAGTCTTCGCCGTGCTCGCCTTCTCCCCGAACCGCACGGTCTCCCGCGAAGTGCTCATCGACGCAGTCTGGGGCGACGCGCCCCCGGCCAGCGCGCAGGGGAGCATCTACACCTATATCTCCGGCCTGCGCCGCGTCCTCGAACCGGGCCGCCGCAAAGGCGCCGAATCGCGGCTGATCGCCTCCACCGGGTCCGGCTACTCGCTCTGCGTCGAGCCGGAGCAGATCGACGTCCACCGCTTCAGTGCGCTGCGCGACCTCGGCAACCGGCTGCTCGCTGAGGGACGCCGGGCCGAGGCGCGGAGCGTGCTCGACGAGGCTCTCGCAGAGTGGGACGGCACGCCGTTGCAATGCCTGTCCGGTCATTACGCCAGCGCGCAGCGGGTGCGGTTGGAGGAGCTTCGGCTGGCGACCGTCGAACGCCGGGCCGAGCTGGCGATGGACTCGGGCGAGTCCGCCGGGCTCGTCACGCAGCTCGGCGAACTCGCCGCCGAACATCCCTTCCGCGAGCCGCTGCACGGTCTGCTCATGCGAGCGCTCGACCACGCGGGACGGCATCACGAGGCGCTCACCGTTTACACCGAGCTGCGCGAGCGGCTGGTCGAAGCGTCCGGCACCGAGCCAGGGCCAGCGCTGCGGGAGCTTTACGAAAAGCTGCTGGCCGCCGACGAGGCGGCCACGCCCGCACCGGTCACGAAAGTCCCGCGCTTCCCGTTGCCGGTGCTGCCGCCGCGCCCGGCGACGTTCGTCGGGCGCGAGAACGAGCTACAGCTGCTCAGCGAGGCTGTCGCCGGTCTCGGCGGCGGCCTCGGCCGTTCGGTGTGGGTCAAGGGCGAACCGGGGATCGGCCGGACCGCGCTGCTGGCCGAAACCGTCGCGCTGGCGCACGAAACCGGCTATACCGCACTGTTCGCCGCCGCCGATTCGCTCGACCAGGGCTTTGCTCTCCGGCCGCTGCTGGACGCGCTCGGCGTGCACCCGCGCGCCTCGGACCTGCGTCGCGCGGAACTGGCGGTGGCGCTCGCCGAGAACCCGGAGCTGGATCCGGTCCAGGGCATTCTCGGACTGGTCCGGCAGCTGTGCGCGGACGGTCCGCTCGCGCTCGTGGTCGACGATCTGCAGTGGGCTGACGAAACCACGCTGCAGGTGTGGCAGCACCTCGCCCGCGAGACCCGGCGGCTGCCGCTGCTGCTCGTCGGAGCGAGCCGGCCGCTCCCCCGCTCGGCCGCGCTCGAAGCGCTTGCCGCGGATCTGTCGTCCGGCACGACCTCGCTGCTGTGCCTGGAGCCGTTGCGGGACAACGAGATCCGGAAGATTTCCGCCGACCTCACCGGCGCGCCGCCGAACCGGATGCTCTCGCTGCTGCTCGGCCATGCCGCCGGAAATCCGCGCTACGCCACCGAAATCGTCGAAACGCTGCTCGCCAATTCGATGATCCTGCTCGACGGTGCGCACGCGGTCGTCGACGGTTCCTCGTGCCGGTCGATCCCGTCGCCGCTCGGGTCGCGGATCACGCTGTACCTGATCTTCCTCTCCAGCTCCGCGCGAGACTTACTGCGCTGGGCGGCCTTGCTGGGCAAGGAATTCTCGCTCGCCGACATCGCGATCGCCACCGAACGCGCGCCGACCGCGCTCGTCGCCGCGGTCGAGGAGGCGCTCACCGCGGGCGTGCTGGTCGAGTCCGGCGATCTGCTCGCGTTCCGGCATCCGTTGCTGCGCCGCGTGTTGTACGAAAAGACGCCGGCCGCGATGCGGGTCGCGTTGCACCGGCAGCTGGCCGAAGCCCTCGACGGAGCGGGCGCGGGTGCGGAACGCGTCGCCGAGCAGTTGGCCGCCGCGCCCGCGCAGGTGGACCCGTGGGTCGCGAACTGGCTGGTCGAGCACATCGGCACGGTCGCCGCGCAGTCGCCGCGGATCGCGGTGGACCTGCTCAAACAGGTCGTCAAGCAGGCCGTGCTTCCTGCCGAGGCCCGCGAACCGCTCACCGCCACGCTCGCCCGGCTGCTCTTCTGGCTCGGTCGCGAGCCGGAGGCGGAGGCGCGGTCGGTCGTCGCGCGCACCAAGGACAGCAGGCAGGCCGCGGAAATGCGCTGGATCCTCGCCTACATCTATTACCGACGCGGCGAATTCGCCGAAGCTTCCGCGGAAGTCCGCCGTACGCTGGCCGACCCCAAGGTGCCGGAGATGTGGCGCGGGCGGCACGAAACGCTGCGCGTGACTATCGAACGGTTCGCCGTCGATCATCAAGCGGCGGCACCGGATCTGTCCGAACTGGGCGTGCTGGACGGTCTCGACAATGACGCCGACCTGAGCACCGCGCGCAGGCTGGCCGCGACCCGCGCGGTGCCGGGCGAGATGCACCTGGCCGGCGCGGTGCATTACTACTGGCGCGGCCGGTGGAGCGAGGCGCTCTCCGAACTCGACACGGTGATCCGGGGCGGCGCGGAAACCGCGTCGTATGTGTTGCGCAGCCCGGGATCGGCGTTGCTGGTGCACGGTGTCGGCGCGCTGATCGCGAGTCACCGCGACGAGCCGGACGAAGCACGCGCGCATCTCGACGCCGCGGCCCGGCATCAGTTCCCGCATGGTCTCGAACCGAACGGCGGCGACTACCTGCTCGCCGCGCGCGCCCAGCTCGCCGAGCTGGAAGGCGACCCCGAAGCCGCCCTCGCCGCGCTGCTCCCGCTGTTGGAACAGAGCTATCCGCCCGCCGCGCGCCAGCAGTGGCTGCCCGATCTCGCCCGGCTCGCCATGCAACTCGGCGACCAGCCGCACGCGTTCCGGGCGTTGCGGCTGATGGGCGACACCAGCGGATACGACACTCCGCCGTCGCACACCGCGGCCTCCGCGCACTGCCGGGGCCTGGTCACCGCGGATCCGGACGCGATCCTCGGCGCCGCCACGCACTACGAGGCCGCCGGACGGATGCTCAAGCACGCGCGCGCCAGCGAGGACGCCGCGATCCTGCTCGCCGAGTACCGCCGTCTCGACGAGGCGCGCACGGCTTTCCTCGCGGCACTCACCAGCTACACCTCGGTCGGCGCGGCGTGGGACGTGCGGCGGGCCGAGACGCGGATGCAGCCGTACGGCATCCGGCGGGCCAGTCCGGTCCGCGCGCGTGCGGCAGGAGAGTGA
- a CDS encoding carbohydrate ABC transporter permease, which produces MDRKLTPYVFILPFFVLFGVFGAFPLLYTSWVSLHRWDLLSGPEGGLGFSNYVELFGDPRFYNALFNTVSIFLLAAIPQFFLALGIAALLNRPLRAATWWRAGLLLPNLVSVVAVGLVFAQLYSSGYGVVNEVLGWFGAPPISWQSHQWSSHLAVASMVMWRWTGYNALIYLAAMQAVPQDLYEAAALDGASRWRSFWSITVPGIRPTIAFTAVAGTVNGLQLFAEPQLFDATGNGGAGGNDRQFQTLTMYLYEKGFGKFDAGYAAALSWVMFLICLVFAVFNYRLVRRFVGAQ; this is translated from the coding sequence GTGGACCGGAAGCTCACCCCCTACGTCTTCATCCTGCCGTTCTTTGTCCTTTTCGGAGTGTTCGGCGCGTTCCCGCTGCTGTACACGTCGTGGGTTTCGCTGCACCGGTGGGACTTGCTTTCCGGTCCGGAAGGCGGCCTCGGCTTCTCCAATTACGTCGAGCTGTTCGGCGATCCGCGGTTCTACAACGCGCTTTTCAACACCGTCAGCATCTTCCTGCTCGCCGCGATCCCGCAGTTCTTCCTCGCGCTCGGCATCGCCGCTTTGCTGAACCGGCCGCTGCGCGCGGCGACCTGGTGGCGGGCCGGGCTTTTGCTGCCGAACCTGGTGTCCGTGGTCGCCGTCGGGCTGGTGTTCGCGCAGCTGTACAGCTCGGGCTACGGCGTGGTCAACGAAGTGCTCGGCTGGTTCGGGGCGCCGCCGATTTCCTGGCAATCGCACCAATGGTCGTCGCACCTCGCGGTGGCGAGCATGGTGATGTGGCGCTGGACCGGCTACAACGCGTTGATCTACCTGGCCGCGATGCAAGCGGTGCCCCAGGATCTGTACGAGGCCGCCGCGCTCGACGGCGCCTCGCGGTGGCGGTCGTTCTGGTCGATCACCGTTCCCGGCATCCGCCCGACCATCGCTTTCACCGCGGTCGCAGGCACGGTCAACGGACTCCAGCTCTTCGCCGAACCGCAACTGTTCGACGCCACGGGCAACGGCGGCGCAGGCGGCAACGACCGGCAATTCCAAACGCTCACGATGTATCTGTACGAAAAAGGCTTCGGCAAATTCGACGCCGGATACGCGGCGGCCCTGTCCTGGGTGATGTTCCTGATCTGCCTGGTGTTCGCGGTCTTCAACTACCGGCTCGTGCGCCGCTTCGTAGGTGCGCAGTGA